In Variovorax paradoxus, a single genomic region encodes these proteins:
- a CDS encoding DEAD/DEAH box helicase produces MTSSFSNLSLAEPLARAVAEMGYETMTPIQEQAIPVVLSGQDVMGAAQTGTGKTAAFSLPLLQRMLKHENASTSPARHPVRALVLLPTRELADQVAQQIKLYAKYTNLRSTVVFGGIDMKPQTLELKKGVEVLVATPGRLLDHIEAKNAVLNQVEYVVLDEADRMLDIGFLPDLQRILSYLPKQRTTLLFSATFSPEIKRLASSYLQNPITIEVARPNETASTVEQHFYSVSDDDKRRALKQIVRQRGITQAFVFVNSKLGCARLARSLERDGLRTTALHGDKSQDERLKALASFKAGEVDLLVCTDVAARGLDIKDVPAVFNFDIPFNAEDYVHRIGRTGRAGASGLAVSFASGGNDARLVADIEKLIKKKIELEPVEFEEDRPRGRINDGRRHWREEGEAGDARDVLDQPRERSSSLSGDARRGGGRPHRAPAAPRDPFFDKPYEPGEPDTTPAWEAAAKATPARGISSNIKSKRKVAALFKSAEPS; encoded by the coding sequence ATGACAAGTTCCTTCTCCAATCTATCGCTGGCGGAACCGCTGGCGCGCGCCGTGGCCGAAATGGGCTACGAGACCATGACACCGATCCAGGAGCAGGCCATTCCGGTCGTGCTTTCCGGGCAGGATGTGATGGGCGCCGCCCAGACCGGCACCGGCAAGACGGCGGCGTTCTCGCTGCCGTTGCTGCAGCGCATGCTCAAGCATGAAAACGCCTCGACCTCGCCCGCGCGGCATCCGGTCCGGGCCCTGGTGCTGCTGCCCACCCGCGAACTGGCCGACCAGGTCGCGCAGCAGATCAAGCTGTACGCCAAGTACACCAACCTGCGCAGCACCGTCGTGTTCGGCGGCATCGACATGAAGCCGCAGACGCTGGAGCTGAAGAAGGGCGTCGAAGTCCTGGTGGCCACGCCGGGCCGGCTGCTCGATCACATCGAAGCCAAGAACGCGGTGCTCAACCAGGTCGAATACGTGGTGCTCGACGAAGCCGACCGCATGCTCGACATCGGCTTTCTGCCCGACCTGCAGCGCATCCTGAGCTACCTGCCCAAGCAGCGCACCACGCTGCTCTTCTCGGCCACGTTCTCCCCTGAAATCAAGCGGCTCGCCAGCAGCTACCTGCAGAACCCGATCACCATCGAGGTGGCGCGCCCGAACGAAACGGCCTCCACGGTCGAGCAGCATTTCTACAGCGTGAGCGACGACGACAAGCGCCGTGCGCTCAAGCAGATCGTGCGTCAGCGCGGCATCACGCAGGCCTTCGTGTTCGTCAACAGCAAGCTCGGTTGCGCGCGCCTCGCACGCTCGCTGGAGCGCGACGGTCTGCGCACCACCGCGCTGCACGGCGACAAGAGCCAGGACGAACGCCTGAAGGCGCTGGCCTCGTTCAAGGCCGGCGAGGTCGACCTGCTGGTGTGCACCGATGTCGCGGCCCGCGGCCTCGACATCAAGGACGTACCCGCCGTCTTCAACTTCGACATTCCGTTCAACGCCGAAGACTACGTGCACCGCATCGGCCGCACGGGCCGTGCCGGCGCTTCGGGCCTGGCCGTGAGCTTTGCCAGCGGAGGCAACGATGCGCGCCTGGTGGCCGATATCGAGAAGCTGATCAAGAAGAAGATCGAGCTTGAACCCGTCGAGTTCGAGGAAGACCGCCCGCGCGGCCGCATCAACGACGGACGCCGCCATTGGCGCGAAGAAGGCGAAGCCGGCGACGCACGCGATGTGCTCGATCAGCCGCGCGAACGCAGCAGCAGCCTGAGCGGCGACGCCCGACGCGGTGGCGGACGCCCGCACCGCGCGCCCGCGGCGCCGCGCGATCCGTTCTTCGACAAGCCCTACGAGCCGGGCGAGCCCGACACCACGCCGGCCTGGGAAGCTGCCGCCAAGGCCACGCCCGCGCGTGGCATCTCGAGCAACATCAAGAGCAAGCGCAAGGTTGCCGCGCTGTTCAAGAGCGCCGAGCCGAGCTGA
- the ypfJ gene encoding KPN_02809 family neutral zinc metallopeptidase — protein MRWEGNEQSDNVEDRRGEGGGGGGGGFIGGRGIGIGTIAVALIAGWVFGINPLTVLGLLSGGGPAQVQQQPQQGPAPKPPSNDREAAFVSTVLRNTEVVWTDIFKQNGGTYHPPRLVLFRNATPTACGTGQSAMGPFYCPGDQKVYIDLGFYDTLKNQLGAPGEFAQAYVIAHEVGHHVQDELGITAKVDGMRNRLSQTQNNAMSVRVELQADCFAGVWAHHSQESKKWLDPGDIESAMNAAQKIGDDALQRSAGRAVVPDSFTHGTSAQRQRWFGAGYQSGEIKACDTFNARSL, from the coding sequence ATGAGATGGGAAGGCAACGAACAATCGGACAACGTCGAGGACCGCCGCGGTGAAGGCGGCGGGGGCGGTGGTGGCGGCTTCATCGGCGGCCGCGGCATCGGCATCGGCACCATCGCGGTCGCGCTGATCGCGGGCTGGGTCTTCGGTATCAACCCGCTCACCGTGCTGGGCCTGCTCAGCGGCGGCGGGCCTGCCCAGGTGCAGCAGCAACCCCAGCAGGGGCCGGCGCCCAAGCCGCCGTCGAACGACCGCGAAGCAGCCTTCGTCTCGACCGTGCTGCGGAACACCGAAGTGGTCTGGACCGACATCTTCAAGCAGAACGGCGGCACGTATCACCCACCGCGGCTCGTGCTGTTCCGCAATGCCACGCCCACCGCCTGCGGCACCGGGCAGTCGGCCATGGGGCCGTTCTACTGCCCCGGTGACCAGAAGGTCTACATCGACCTCGGCTTCTACGACACGCTCAAGAACCAGCTCGGCGCGCCGGGCGAGTTCGCGCAGGCCTACGTCATCGCGCACGAGGTGGGCCACCATGTGCAGGACGAGCTTGGCATCACCGCCAAGGTCGACGGCATGCGCAACCGCCTGAGCCAGACCCAGAACAACGCGATGAGCGTGCGCGTCGAGCTGCAGGCCGACTGCTTCGCGGGCGTGTGGGCCCACCATTCCCAGGAGTCGAAGAAGTGGCTCGATCCGGGCGACATCGAGTCCGCCATGAACGCCGCGCAGAAGATCGGTGACGATGCCCTGCAGCGTTCCGCAGGCCGCGCGGTGGTGCCCGACAGCTTCACCCATGGCACCAGCGCGCAGCGCCAAAGATGGTTCGGCGCGGGCTACCAGAGCGGCGAGATCAAGGCCTGCGACACTTTCAACGCGCGCAGCCTTTGA
- the dcd gene encoding dCTP deaminase, with the protein MSIKSDKWIRRMAENEGMIDPFEPGQVRESSGHKIISYGTSSYGYDIRCAPEFKVFTNIHSTVVDPKNFDEKSFVDMHGDYCIIPPNSFALARTVEYFRIPRNVLTICLGKSTYARCGIIVNVTPFEPEWEGYVTLEFSNTTPLPAKIYAGEGCAQVLFFESDEVCETSYKDRGGKYQGQRGVTLPKT; encoded by the coding sequence ATGAGCATCAAGAGCGACAAATGGATCCGGCGCATGGCCGAAAACGAAGGAATGATCGATCCCTTCGAACCGGGCCAGGTGCGCGAATCCTCGGGCCACAAGATCATCAGCTACGGCACCTCGAGCTACGGCTACGACATCCGGTGCGCGCCTGAGTTCAAGGTCTTCACCAACATCCACAGCACGGTGGTCGACCCCAAGAATTTCGACGAGAAGAGCTTCGTCGACATGCACGGCGACTACTGCATCATCCCGCCCAACAGCTTCGCGCTGGCGCGCACGGTCGAATACTTCCGCATCCCGCGCAACGTGCTCACCATCTGCCTGGGCAAGAGCACCTATGCGCGCTGCGGCATCATCGTCAACGTCACGCCCTTCGAGCCCGAATGGGAAGGCTACGTGACGCTCGAATTCAGCAACACCACGCCGCTGCCCGCGAAGATCTACGCGGGCGAAGGCTGCGCGCAGGTGCTGTTCTTCGAGAGCGACGAAGTGTGCGAGACCAGCTACAAGGACCGCGGCGGCAAGTACCAGGGTCAGCGCGGCGTCACCCTGCCGAAAACCTGA
- the guaD gene encoding guanine deaminase, with product MKKAYRASLLRFDAAGQPLFDEDGLLVVAPDGTGRQRVLDAGSHAAVAPRHPDAHTTHLPGRILAPGFVDMHIHFPQTDIIGSPSPGLLPWLENYTFPEESRFADPAHSSEVADVFFDELLRNGVTTSLTFATSHVASVEAFFEGARRRSLRMITGKVLQDRNSPDGVRDQTEQSLIDSEALIRKWHNTDRLGYAITPRFAPASTDAQMRGASELAARYADTWIQSHVAENRDEVTWVRELYPKARSYLDVYTGFGLMRERAVYAHCIYLDDTDRALLRDTKTAAAVSPTSNLFLGSGFFDFGAADRVGYPYGLASDVGGGTSFSPFHTMMAAYYVGREGQTKTGLSIAPSELWWRHTGGAARALGLDGVIGNLQPGCEADFLVLDPSATPLLARKTKRANTLEEMLFAMIVLGDDRLVERTVISQAL from the coding sequence ATGAAAAAAGCCTACCGCGCCTCCCTCCTGCGATTCGATGCCGCCGGCCAGCCCCTGTTCGATGAAGACGGCCTGCTGGTCGTGGCGCCCGACGGCACGGGCCGCCAGCGCGTGCTCGATGCCGGCAGTCATGCCGCCGTCGCGCCGCGCCACCCGGATGCCCACACGACCCACCTGCCGGGACGCATCCTCGCGCCGGGCTTCGTGGACATGCACATCCACTTCCCGCAGACCGACATCATCGGCTCGCCCTCGCCGGGGCTGCTGCCCTGGCTCGAGAACTACACCTTTCCGGAGGAAAGCCGGTTCGCCGATCCCGCGCATTCGAGCGAAGTGGCCGACGTGTTCTTCGACGAGTTGCTGCGCAATGGCGTCACCACCTCGCTGACTTTCGCGACCTCGCACGTGGCGTCGGTCGAGGCCTTCTTCGAGGGCGCTCGGCGGCGCAGCCTGCGCATGATCACGGGCAAGGTGCTGCAGGACCGCAACTCGCCTGACGGCGTGCGCGACCAGACCGAGCAGAGCCTGATCGACAGCGAGGCGCTGATCCGCAAGTGGCACAACACCGACCGGCTGGGCTACGCCATCACCCCGCGTTTCGCTCCCGCGAGCACCGACGCCCAGATGCGTGGTGCGAGCGAGCTGGCCGCCAGGTACGCCGACACCTGGATCCAGTCGCATGTGGCCGAGAACCGCGACGAAGTGACCTGGGTGCGCGAGCTCTATCCGAAGGCGCGCTCCTACCTCGACGTGTACACCGGCTTCGGCCTGATGCGCGAGCGCGCGGTGTACGCCCACTGCATCTACCTCGACGACACCGACCGCGCACTGCTGCGCGACACCAAGACCGCCGCCGCGGTGAGCCCGACCAGCAACCTGTTCCTGGGCAGCGGTTTCTTCGACTTCGGCGCGGCCGACCGCGTGGGCTATCCCTACGGGCTGGCCAGCGACGTGGGCGGCGGCACCAGCTTCAGCCCGTTCCACACCATGATGGCCGCCTACTACGTGGGCCGCGAAGGCCAGACCAAGACCGGCCTGAGCATCGCGCCTTCGGAACTCTGGTGGCGCCACACCGGCGGCGCGGCGCGCGCGCTGGGGCTCGATGGCGTGATCGGCAACCTGCAGCCGGGTTGCGAAGCCGACTTCCTGGTGCTTGACCCTTCGGCCACGCCGCTGCTGGCGCGCAAGACGAAGCGGGCGAACACGCTCGAGGAAATGCTGTTCGCGATGATCGTGCTGGGCGACGACCGGCTGGTCGAGCGCACGGTGATCTCGCAGGCGCTGTAG
- a CDS encoding short chain dehydrogenase translates to MKVLVVGATGEIGRAVVQALAERGHAVVRAGRTRGDHQVDITSEASVQALYAAVGRVDAIVSAAGGLHFAPLAEMTAANFNIGLQDKLLGQVRLALLGQHVLNDGGSITLTTGVAADDPVRGGSNAAAVNAAVEGFVLGATIELPRGLRINAVSPTLLTESLAAYGALFPGVETVPAARVALAYVRSIEGPLTGRVFRVWQ, encoded by the coding sequence ATGAAGGTTCTGGTTGTGGGCGCGACGGGCGAGATCGGCCGCGCGGTCGTGCAGGCGCTGGCGGAGCGCGGGCATGCGGTGGTGCGCGCGGGCCGCACGCGGGGCGATCACCAGGTCGACATCACGAGCGAGGCGAGCGTCCAGGCGCTGTATGCGGCCGTGGGGCGGGTCGATGCGATCGTGTCGGCGGCGGGTGGGCTGCACTTCGCGCCGTTGGCCGAGATGACGGCCGCCAACTTCAACATCGGCCTGCAGGACAAGCTGCTCGGCCAGGTGCGGCTTGCGTTGCTCGGCCAGCATGTGCTCAATGACGGCGGCTCGATCACGCTGACCACCGGTGTCGCGGCCGACGACCCGGTTCGCGGGGGAAGCAACGCCGCGGCCGTGAATGCGGCGGTCGAGGGTTTCGTCTTGGGCGCGACGATCGAGCTGCCACGCGGCCTGCGCATCAACGCGGTGAGTCCCACGCTGCTGACCGAATCTCTCGCGGCATATGGCGCGCTCTTTCCGGGCGTCGAAACCGTGCCGGCCGCGCGCGTGGCGCTGGCCTATGTGCGCAGCATCGAAGGACCGCTCACGGGAAGGGTGTTTCGGGTGTGGCAGTGA
- a CDS encoding LysR family transcriptional regulator, which produces MDKLRAMEVFVATVDAGSFAAAAEALDLSAVMVGKHIRALEEQLGARLLERTTRRHALTEIGAAYLERCRDVLASVHTADGVAESLRAVPQGVLRVTAPVAYGAHRLTPVIGEYIAAYPQVKVDLSLNDRVVDLAEEGFDCGIRSGAAVDERLIARPLALARMFAVASPAWVERHGQPKHPSDLEAFALLGFASWGPDHSWRFTRNGQTVHVPVRGPLTTNNGQALLAAAMAGMGVIVQADALLGPALASGQVVQLLPDWELPTRQVHIMRLPEARPSAKLRTFVDFVVERLG; this is translated from the coding sequence ATGGACAAGCTTCGCGCCATGGAAGTCTTCGTCGCCACGGTCGACGCGGGCAGCTTCGCGGCCGCCGCCGAGGCGCTCGATTTGTCGGCCGTGATGGTCGGCAAGCACATCCGCGCGCTGGAGGAACAGCTCGGCGCCCGCCTGCTGGAACGCACCACGCGCCGCCATGCGCTCACCGAGATCGGCGCCGCGTACCTTGAACGCTGCCGCGACGTGCTCGCCAGCGTGCACACCGCCGACGGCGTGGCCGAGTCGCTGCGCGCCGTGCCGCAGGGCGTGCTGCGCGTCACCGCGCCGGTGGCCTACGGCGCGCACAGGCTCACGCCGGTGATCGGCGAATACATCGCCGCCTATCCGCAGGTGAAAGTCGACCTGAGCCTCAACGACCGCGTGGTCGATCTCGCGGAGGAAGGCTTCGACTGCGGCATCCGCTCGGGCGCCGCGGTCGACGAACGGCTCATCGCCAGGCCGCTGGCCCTGGCCCGCATGTTCGCCGTGGCCAGCCCCGCATGGGTGGAACGCCACGGGCAGCCAAAGCATCCGTCCGACCTGGAGGCCTTTGCGCTGCTGGGCTTCGCAAGCTGGGGGCCGGACCATTCATGGCGCTTCACGCGCAACGGCCAGACGGTGCATGTGCCCGTGCGCGGTCCGCTCACCACCAACAACGGCCAGGCGCTGCTGGCCGCGGCCATGGCCGGCATGGGTGTGATCGTGCAGGCCGATGCGCTGCTGGGTCCTGCCCTGGCATCGGGCCAGGTGGTGCAACTGTTGCCCGACTGGGAACTGCCCACGCGGCAGGTGCACATCATGCGGCTGCCCGAAGCCCGGCCAAGCGCGAAGCTGCGGACCTTTGTCGACTTCGTGGTCGAGCGGCTGGGCTAG
- a CDS encoding BMP family ABC transporter substrate-binding protein, which translates to MYKNLAGRAVLVWAAACFLSPAFSQPQVPLKIGFVYVTPVTDAGWVRQHEEGRKAVEAALGDKVKTTYVENVSEGADAERVIRDLAQQGNRLIFTPSFGYMEPTLKVAKDFPDVKFESITGYKTAPNVATANARYYEGRYLAGIAAGRMTKTNVAGYVAGFPIPEVLQGINAFTLGMRSVNPNAKVHVVWLNEWFDPPKERDAAMALFNQNADVVAFHTGSTAVMSAAQERGKLAIAYHSDMRKIAPDAQIVAVTHQWGGYYTQRAKAVLDGTWKSGNLWGGVKEGMIRVGDFGSKVPKTVQDEVLARQKDIAAGKLQPFRAVAADVRDNEGHVVIAKGAQLSDEQILKMNWLVEGVQGRVGR; encoded by the coding sequence ATGTACAAAAACCTCGCGGGCCGCGCCGTTCTGGTGTGGGCAGCCGCCTGTTTTTTATCTCCCGCCTTTTCGCAGCCGCAGGTCCCCCTGAAGATCGGCTTTGTCTATGTCACGCCGGTCACCGACGCCGGCTGGGTGCGCCAGCATGAAGAAGGCCGCAAGGCCGTCGAAGCGGCGCTCGGCGACAAGGTCAAGACCACCTACGTGGAGAACGTGTCCGAAGGCGCCGATGCCGAGCGCGTGATCCGCGACCTCGCGCAGCAGGGCAACCGGCTCATCTTCACGCCGAGCTTCGGCTACATGGAGCCGACGCTGAAGGTGGCGAAGGACTTTCCCGACGTGAAGTTCGAGTCGATCACCGGCTACAAGACCGCGCCCAACGTGGCGACGGCCAATGCGCGCTATTACGAGGGCCGCTACCTCGCGGGCATCGCGGCCGGCCGCATGACCAAGACCAACGTGGCGGGGTACGTCGCGGGCTTTCCGATTCCCGAGGTGCTGCAGGGCATCAACGCTTTCACGCTCGGCATGCGTTCGGTGAACCCGAATGCCAAGGTGCATGTCGTGTGGCTCAACGAGTGGTTCGATCCGCCGAAGGAGCGCGACGCGGCGATGGCGCTGTTCAACCAGAACGCCGACGTGGTGGCCTTCCACACGGGCTCGACGGCCGTGATGTCCGCGGCGCAGGAGCGCGGCAAGCTGGCCATTGCGTACCACTCCGACATGCGCAAGATCGCACCCGACGCGCAGATCGTCGCGGTCACGCACCAGTGGGGCGGCTACTACACGCAGCGCGCGAAGGCCGTGCTCGACGGCACCTGGAAGAGCGGCAACCTCTGGGGCGGCGTGAAAGAAGGAATGATCCGCGTCGGCGACTTCGGCTCCAAGGTACCCAAGACCGTGCAGGACGAAGTGCTGGCGCGCCAGAAAGACATCGCTGCCGGCAAGCTGCAGCCGTTTCGCGCCGTGGCGGCCGATGTGCGCGACAACGAAGGCCACGTCGTGATCGCCAAGGGCGCGCAGTTGAGCGACGAGCAGATTCTGAAGATGAACTGGCTGGTCGAGGGCGTGCAGGGGCGGGTGGGGCGCTAG